In Humulus lupulus chromosome 6, drHumLupu1.1, whole genome shotgun sequence, a single genomic region encodes these proteins:
- the LOC133784142 gene encoding E3 ubiquitin-protein ligase BRE1-like 1 has translation MTETKVEDASREPGRKEIIAEFKALVSSFPVEMENMQDQLRKHKETASDVHSLRADVQFLSSILDRKVKECETLFARFTGQAAEIQKLQTVVCIMFSDLYLLHGH, from the exons ATGACTGAAACAAAGGTGGAAGATGCTTCAAGAGAACCTG GAAGAAAAGAAATCATTGCAGAATTTAAAGCCTTGGTGTCTTCCTTTCCTGTGgaaatggaaaacatgcaagacCAATTGCGAAAACATAAAGAAACTGCTTCAGATGTTCATTCTTTGAGGGCTGATGTGCAATTTCTTTCTAGCATTCTTGACAGGAAG GTGAAAGAGTGTGAAACTCTATTCGCTAGATTCACTGGTCAGGCTGCTGAGATACAGAAATTGCAAACCGTGGTATGTATTATGTTTTCAGATTTGTATCTTTTACATGGTCACTAG